A genomic region of Macaca mulatta isolate MMU2019108-1 chromosome 5, T2T-MMU8v2.0, whole genome shotgun sequence contains the following coding sequences:
- the MAEA gene encoding E3 ubiquitin-protein transferase MAEA isoform X18, with product MVVAELEKTLSGCPAVDSVVSLLDGVVEKLSVLKRKAVESIQAEDESAKLCKRRIEHLKEHSSDQPAAASVWKRKRMDRMMVEHLLRCGYYNTAVKLARQSGIEDLVNIEMFLTAKEVEESLERRETATCLAWCHDNKSRLRKMKSCLEFSLRIQEFIELIRQNKRLDAVRHARKHFSQAEGSQLDEVRQAMGMLAFPPDTHISPYKDLLDPARWRMLIQQFRYDNYRLHQLGNNSVFTLTLQAGLSAIKTPQCYKEDGSSKSPDCPVCSRSLNKLAQPLPMAHCANSRLVCKISGDVMNENNPPMMLPNGYVYGYNSLLSIRQDDKVVCPRTKEVFHFSQAEKVYIM from the exons ATGGTGGTGGCCGAGCTGGAGAAGACACTAAGCGGCTGCCCCGCCGTGGACTCCGTGGTCAGCCTGCTGGACGGCGTGGTGGAGAAGCTCAGTGTCCTCAAGAGGAAG GCGGTGGAGTCCATCCAGGCCGAGGACGAGAGCGCCAAGCTGTGCAAGCGCCGGATCGAGCACCTCAAAGAGCACAGCAGCGACCAGCCCGCGGCGGCCAGCGTGTGGAAGAGGAAGCGCATGGACCGCATGATGGTGGAGCACCTGCTGCGCTGCGGCTACTACAACACGGCCGTCAAGCTGGCACGCCAGAGCGGCATCGAG GACCTAGTGAATATTGAGATGTTCCTGACGGCCAAAGAGGTGGAGGAGTCCCTGGAGAGGCGTGAGACGGCCACCTGCCTGGCCTGGTGCCATGACAACAAGTCCCGGCTGCGGAAGATGAAG AGCTGCCTGGAGTTCAGCCTCAGAATCCAGGAGTTCATTGAACTCATCCGGCAGAATAAGAGACTGGACGCCGTGAG ACACGCGAGAAAGCACTTCAGCCAAGCAGAAGGGAGCCAGCTGGACGAGGTGCGCCAGGCCATGGGCATGCTGGCCTTCCCGCCCGACACGCACATCTCCCCGTACAAG GACCTCCTGGACCCTGCACGGTGGCGGATGCTGATCCAGCAGTTCCGGTACGACAACTACCGACTACACCAGCTGGGAAACAACTCTGTGTTCACCCTCACCCTGCAGGCTGGCCTCTCAGCCATCAAGACACC ACAGTGCTACAAAGAGGACGGCAGCTCCAAGAGCCCCGACTGCCCCGTGTGCAGCCGCTCCCTGAACAAGCTGGCGCAGCCCCTGCCCATGGCCCACTGTGCCAACTCCCGCCTGGTCTGCAAGATCTCCGGCGACGTGATGAACGAGAACAACCCGCCCATGATGCTGCCCAACGGCTACGTCTACGGCTACAAT tctctGCTTTCTATCCGTCAAGATGATAAAGTCGTTTGCCCAAGAACCAAAGAAGTCTTCCACTTCTCACAAGCCGAGAAGGTATACATCATGTAG
- the MAEA gene encoding E3 ubiquitin-protein transferase MAEA isoform X25, giving the protein MGMLAFPPDTHISPYKDLLDPARWRMLIQQFRYDNYRLHQLGNNSVFTLTLQAGLSAIKTPQCYKEDGSSKSPDCPVCSRSLNKLAQPLPMAHCANSRLVCKISGDVMNENNPPMMLPNGYVYGYNVRGAGQGGQAGTCCHRNRVGCVGQAGQGVQAGTCCHRNRVVWGRQGRGSRLARAAIGIGLCGAGRAGGPGWHTLPSEQGCVGQAGQGGQAGTCCHRNRVVWGRQGRGSRLAHVAIGTGLCGAGRAGGPGWHVLPSEQGCVGQAGQGGQAGTCCHRNRVVWGRQGRGARLARAAIGTGLCGAGRAGGPGWHVLPSE; this is encoded by the exons ATGGGCATGCTGGCCTTCCCGCCCGACACGCACATCTCCCCGTACAAG GACCTCCTGGACCCTGCACGGTGGCGGATGCTGATCCAGCAGTTCCGGTACGACAACTACCGACTACACCAGCTGGGAAACAACTCTGTGTTCACCCTCACCCTGCAGGCTGGCCTCTCAGCCATCAAGACACC ACAGTGCTACAAAGAGGACGGCAGCTCCAAGAGCCCCGACTGCCCCGTGTGCAGCCGCTCCCTGAACAAGCTGGCGCAGCCCCTGCCCATGGCCCACTGTGCCAACTCCCGCCTGGTCTGCAAGATCTCCGGCGACGTGATGAACGAGAACAACCCGCCCATGATGCTGCCCAACGGCTACGTCTACGGCTACAATGTGaggggggcagggcaggggggcCAGGCTGGCACGTGCTGCCATCGGAATAGGGTT GGTTGtgtggggcaggcagggcagggggtCCAGGCTGGCACGTGCTGCCATCGGAATAGGGTTGtgtggggcaggcagggcagggggtCCAGGCTGGCACGTGCTGCCATCGGAATAGGGTTGtgtggggcaggcagggcagggggtCCAGGCTGGCACACGTTGCCATCGGAACAGGGTTGtgtggggcaggcagggcaggggggCCAGGCTGGCACGTGCTGCCATCGGAATAGGGTTGtgtggggcaggcagggcagggggtCCAGGCTGGCACACGTTGCCATCGGAACAGGGTTGtgtggggcaggcagggcaggggggCCAGGCTGGCACGTGCTGCCATCGGAACAGGGTTGtgtggggcaggcagggcaggggggCCAGGCTGGCACGTGCTGCCATCGGAACAGGGTTGtgtggggcaggcagggcaggggggCCAGGCTGGCACGTGCTGCCATCGGAACAGGGTTGtgtggggcaggcagggcagggggtCCAGGCTGGCACGTGCTGCCATCGGAATAG